ATCAAGTAATGGCCGGAGACCCGTCTTCACCAGCACCAGCAGCAGCACCAGCCTCCGTTACCCCTTGGCTGTTCCAGGTCGAGCCTCATGCTGACGAGAGCTTTGGTCACTTTTTGGGGCGATTTCGTCGAGCCAATCGCCTCAGTAGTGCCCAGTTATCGGCCATGCTGGGACAGCGATCCTATGTCGTCTCCTATTGGGAAAGCCCCTCTCGCCAGCGGCGACCGACCCCCGGTTCTCTTCAGCAGCTCTCCCAGATGAGCGGTGTTGCGATCGCCCGCCTCCATGGGATGTGGTCACCCTCCGACACCCGATTGCATTGGCCCACGCGGTTGTGTCCTGACTGTTACGCCGAAGCCCCCTGGCACAGACTCACCTGGCAATTGAGTGCCCAACCCGATTGCGAAATCCATCAGCGGCGGCGCAGCCGTCCTGGAAGGGCATCCCTATTAGCTCAATGTCCCCGCTGTCATCATGCGTTTCCACTGCCGAGCCATTGGGTCAGCGGCCAGTGTGCTCATTGCCAACTCCCGTTCGCGCAGATGCGGTTTTAGCGAACTGCCACGTACCCGCTCTAGGGTTGAGGTGTCAACTTAATTGACCAGCTAACTTCGCGTCCAGCTACTGGCTCGTGGGTTTGTTGGAACCGCTGCTTCAGCTGCTTCAAGCGTTGTTCCTGTTCGGTAATGTCGCTCGGGTAGTTCCATTGGCCCGGCGTGAGCCGACGAAAGATGACCGCTGACTCGCGCTGGAGTTGGGATGCTGCTTGAGTCGCGCAGGCGTCAAAGAAAGCTGGTTTTAGAGCTTCAATTTGGGTTTCGAGTTGAGCTAACTGAATCCGGAGCGCCACCATTTGATCAATTACATCGCTAGGCTCAGCCGTGGTTCTGGTCA
Above is a genomic segment from Nodosilinea sp. E11 containing:
- a CDS encoding TniQ family protein encodes the protein MAGDPSSPAPAAAPASVTPWLFQVEPHADESFGHFLGRFRRANRLSSAQLSAMLGQRSYVVSYWESPSRQRRPTPGSLQQLSQMSGVAIARLHGMWSPSDTRLHWPTRLCPDCYAEAPWHRLTWQLSAQPDCEIHQRRRSRPGRASLLAQCPRCHHAFPLPSHWVSGQCAHCQLPFAQMRF